GCTTCTCAGCATATCCGTGCAGTCATGAGCGAGCTTCAGAGGCTCGAAAAGCCTTATAAACGAATCATGATCGTAGGTGGCGGCAATGTCGGGGCGGGGCTTGCACAACGGCTAGAGAAGAATTACAGCGTAAAACTCATCGAGCGGGATCAGCAGCGAGCCGCAGAGCTTGCAGAGATATTGCAAGATACGATTGTCTTCTACGGTGATGCCTCGGATCAGGAATTGCTGGCTGAAGAGCATATTGAACAAGTGGATGTATTCATCGCTATTACCAATGATGATGAAGCGAACATCATGTCCGCAATGCTGGCCAAGAGGATGGGCGCGAAAAAGGCGATGGTTCTCATCCAGCGCAGTGCATATGTCGATTTGGTGCAGGGCAGCGTCATCGATATTGCAATTTCGCCTCAGCAGGCAACGATTTCAGCGTTGCTTGGACACGTCAGAAAAGCAGACATCGTCAGTGTTTCATCGCTGAGACGCGGTGTCGCGGAAGCCATTGAAGCAATTGCACATGGCGATGAGACAACATCAAAAGTTGTGGGTCGTACCGTGGAACAAATCAAACTGCCACCCGGTACAACGATTGGGGCTATTGTGCGCGGTAATGAGGTTATTATTGCCAACGGCACCAGCAGGATCCAACAGGGTGACCATGTTGTGATGTTTATTACCGATAAGAAGTTTGTCAGGGATGTTGAACGGCTGTTCCAGCCAAGCCCATTCTTCTTATAAATTGCACCTTTTGTTAATCGAATTTAGCGTTAATTGAGTTTCAGATGAGAAGTTTTGTAGCGAAGACCCTGCAAATGGTCTTTACTTAGTTTGACATATTTGATGAATTTGCCAAGGAGTATTTATGAGTTTTATGAAAGAGTTTCGTGAGTTTGCCATGCGCGGCAACGTGGTCGACCTGGCAGTCGGTGTTATCATCGGCGCCGCTTTTGGCAAAATAGTATCGTCATTTGTCGCTGATATTATTATGCCACCGCTAGGCTTGCTGATTGGCGGAGTTGATTTTAAGCAGTTTGCTTTTGTCCTCAGGGAGGCCCAGGGAGCAGCACCCGCAGTAGTCATGCATTACGGGGTATTCATTCAGAACGTGTTTGATTTCATCATTGTTGCACTGGCCATATTCTGCGCAATTACCTTGATGAATAAAATGCGTCGTAAGCAGGAAGATAAGCCCGCTGCACCACCTAAACCAACAGCGGAAGAAACTCTGTTAGCGGAAATTCGTGATTTGCTGAAAGAGCAGCAGGCACCGAAACTGTAATTCTGCTTAGACTGATTAGAAGGGCAGTGTTGAATACTCAAACGAACACTCAACACTGCCCTCCAGATAACTCCCCTTCCCATTTTTCTCTTTGCGACGGTAGCTCCCTTTCCCTTTTTGATTTTTCTCAACACGCTGTTTGAACAGTGGATCATGAAGAAGCGCTTGTAACGCGTTATTCTGAATGATGCCTTTTTGATGCTTATAATGGCTCATAAAACCTCGATATGATTAATAGTAGTGAACAAAATGCGCGCACATCATACTGCTATAATCCTAACTATGAAAGTGGCTATTATACGACCGGAACATTCAAGCTACTTTACCCGCTCCATCCTCTAATGCTTCTAAAATAGAGCAACTTACGCTCGTATGTGAGGAGCCACAACAAGCGGCACTCAATCTTTGCAGGGATTCACGCATCTGATTAAGCTCCTTTAATTTAAGCTCAACCTCTGCGAGTCGTTCATCCACAATAGACTTTGACTCCTGACAAGTATGATGCAAAGGATCGATTCGAATAGAAAGTAACTCCTTGATTGCATCAAGCGTAAAACCTGTAGATTTGGCATAGCGGATGAAGCGTAAGCGCTGCACATCGCTTTCATCATATTGCCGATAACCTGATGTATTACGTGTGCCCGCTCCCATCATTCCCTGCTTTTCATAGTAACGAATAGTATCTGTGGACACGCTGGCCAGCCTGGCAAGTTCACCAATTTTATACATGTCTATTTCCCTCTCAATTTATCCTTCAGTGCATTTTCGTAATGCCCCCGAAGAAAGTCAGTGTTCATACCTGCCTGCTGTAAACGCATTTGTAAAACCTTCAGACGCTTTTCTGCGGGAAGAAACTTTGGATCATCACTGTCTAACATGTTCAGTAGATGATCCAAATCGATCGCCTCTTTTCGATCCTGCAACTCAGGCGGCAAATAGCCTGCATTTTTCAAGATACGATAGGACGTTCTGAGCTCCTCCGGAACTGCGCTTTCGTCATCCATGATAAGGGGACGGCCATTTCCAGGAAGGTTATCAAATTCACCCTTTTCCTGAGCATCTTTGATGTGCTTTTCAACCCACTGATCAATTAGAAACATGATTTCGCCTTTGTCACATTGAACGAGCCATCTTAGATCATAGCTGGAAGCGGCGCGCTGGAAAAGAGAGTGGAATTTAGCATGGTGAAAACTGGGAAGAAAAGGTTTAGAAACGTGAATTTTAGATGTAAAAAAACCGGGCAAAAGCCCGGTTTTTTCATGCATCTACAGATTATTCAGCAGTTGCTACTTCTGCTTTTGACTCTGCACGATCAACGAGCTCGATGTATGCCATCGGCGCATTGTCGCCTGCACGGAAGCCACACTTAAGAATACGAGTGTAACCACCAGCACGGCTCGCGAAACGCGGACCCAGTTCATTAAACAGTTTTGCCACGATCTCGTTATCACGAGTACGGGCGAATGCCAGACGACGATTTGCAACATTGTCGGTCTTGGCAAGAGTAATCAGCGGCTCAACAACGCGACGCAGCTCTTTCGCTTTCGGCAGGGTCGTCTTGATGATCTCATGACGAACCAAAGAGCCGGCCATGTTACGGAACATAGCCTGTCGGTGGCTGCTGTTACGGTTCAGTTGACGACCACTCTTACGATGGCGCATGACCTTATCCTTCTCAGTAAAACCTTAACCTGTGATCCGGTTACTCGTCAGCAATACTTGCTGGTGGCCAGTTTTCCAGGCGCATGCCCAGAGACAAACCACGGGACGCAAGTACGTCTTTGATCTCAGTAAGAGATTTTTTACCCAGGTTAGGTGTTTTAAGTAACTCAACCTCGGTACGCTGTACCAGATCACCGATGTAGTGGATTGCTTCTGCTTTAAGGCAGTTAGCAGAGCGGACAGTCAATTCCAGATCGTCAACAGGGCGCAGCAGGATTGGATCGAATTCCGGCTTCTCTTCTTTGACTTCCGGTTGACGTACATCACGTAAATCAACGAAAGCTTCAAGTTGTTCAGCAAGAATGGTTGCCGCACGACGAATCGCCTCTTCAGGATCGATCGTACCGTTGGTTTCCATTTCGATAACCAGCTTGTCCAAATCAGTACGCTGTTCTACACGCGCTGCTTCAACATTGTAGGCAATTCGCTCTACAGGGCTGTAGCATGCGTCTACTAACAGACGACCAATTGGGCGCTCATCTTCTTCCGAATGAATTCGGGCAGACGCCGGCACATAACCACGACCGCGCTGAACTTTGATACGCATGCTAATTGCAGCGTTCTCATCGGTCAGGTGGCAGATGACATGTTGCGGCTTGACGATTTCGACATCACCATCATGGGTAATGTCGGCTGCAGTCACAGGGCCAATGCCAGACTTATTCAGGGTAAGAATAACTTCATCTTTCCCTTGAACTCTCACCGCCAGCCCTTTCAGGTTGAGCAGGATCTCCAGGATATCTTCCTGTACGCCTTCTTTGGTGCTGTACTCATGCAGTACACCATCAATCTCAACCTCGGTCACCGCGCAACCCGGCATGGATGAAAGCAGAATACGGCGCAGTGCGTTGCCTAAAGTATGGCCAAAGCCACGTTCTAAAGGCTCAAGGGTCACCTTGGCGTGCGTCGAACTGACTTGCTCGATATCTACCAGGCGCGGTTTTAGAAACTCTGTCACAGAACCCTGCATTGTGTCCTCTCTTTGGTACTAAGCTTTACTTGGAGTAAAGCTCGACGATCAGGTGTTCGTTAATGTCGGAAGACAGATCAGTACGTTCAGGCATACGCTTGAACACACCTTCCATCTTAGCAGCATCAACTTCAAGCCAAGTCGGCTTTTCACGCTGTTCAGCCAACTCCAAAGCGGCCTTCACGCGAGATTGCTTTTTAGCTTTCTCACGGATGCTGACAACGTCATTCGGAGATACCTGATAAGAAGCGATGTTAACAACGCGACCGTTTACCATAATAGCTTTGTGGCTAACTAACTGGCGGGATTCCGCACGAGTAGCGCCGAAGCCCATACGATAAATGACGTTGTCCAAACGACCTTCAAGCAGTTGCAACAGGTTTTCACCAGTGTTGCCTTTCAGGCGTGCTGCTTCTTTATAATAGTTACGGAACTGACGCTCCAGAACACCGTAAGTACGGCGAACTTTTTGCTTTTCACGTAACTGTACACCGTAGTCAGACAGACGCGGCTTACGCGCACCATGCTGACCAGGAGCTTGTTCGATTTTACACTTGGTATCGATCGCGCGAACGCCAGATTTAAGGAATAAATCTGTGCCCTCACGACGGCTAAGCTTGAGCTTAGGACCCAAATATCTTGCCATTTTCTCTCTCCAACAAACCTAAAAGCAGCGTTATACGCGACGCTTTTTCGGCGGACGACAACCGTTATGAGGGATAGGAGTCACATCAGTAATATTAGTGATGCGGAAACCAGCCGCGTTTAATGCGCGGATAGTAGACTCACGACCAGGACCAGGTCCTTTAACCATAACTTCCAGATTCTTGATACCGTATTCTTTCACTGCGTCAGCGCAGCGCTCTGCTGCAACCTGAGCTGCGAACGGAGTGGATTTACGAGAACCACGGAAACCGGAACCACCAGCTGTTGCCCAACCCAAAGCATTACCCTGACGATCGGTAATGGTAACAATGGTGTTGTTGAAAGAAGCATGGATATGAGCCACGCCGTCAGAGACTTGTTTTCTTACACGTTTACGTGTACGAACAGGTGCCTTTGCCATTTATTCAATCACCCCGATTATTTCTTGATCGGTTTACGCGGACCCTTACGGGTACGTGCGTTAGTCTTGGTACGCTGACCGCGTACTGGAAGACCACGACGATGACGCAAACCACGATAAGTCCCAAGGTCCATAAGACGCTTGATGCTCAGGGTGACTTCACGACGCAGATCACCTTCAACAATGAACTTGGCAACTTCGTCACGCAGTTTTTCGATTTGCTCTTCAGACAGCTCACTGATCTTAACATTTTCAGCAATACCGGATGCAGCACAGATAGACTGTGAGCGGGTTTTGCCGATACCGTAGATCGAAGTTAATGCGATTACAGTATGTTTCTGATCAGGAATGTTAATGCCTGCTATACGGGCCACTATGCACTCCTACTATTTATATACGGCAACACCATTCTGAAAAGCCCGTTTTCAGGATACTCAAATAGTATTGCTGCTTACATACAAAAGATTGGCTGGCTAATCTAGCCAGCTCAACCCAACTTTGCAAGAAAAATATGCGAGATAATCAGCCTTGACGCTGTTTATGCTTCGGTTCTGCACTGCAGATTACGCGAACGACACCGTTACGCTTAACAATTTTGCAGTTACGACATAATTTCTTGACGGAAGCACGAACTTTCATTTTTACTCTCCGTAACTTCGCAAACTCACCAGATTAGCGGTTATAGCCTTTCAGGTTTGCTTTCTTCAATGCAGACTCATACTGACTTGACATCATCAGAGTTTGCACTTGAGCCATAAAGTCCATGATAACGACGACTACGATCAGTAGAGAAGTACCACCAAAGTAGAATGGAACTTTCATCGCGTCACGCATGAACTCCGGGATAAGGCAGATGAAAGTAATATACATCGCACCAATTAAGGTTAAGCGAGTCATTACTTTATCGATGTACTTCGCCGTTTGCTCTCCCGGACGAATTCCTGGTACAAATGCACCGGACTTCTTCAGGTTATCTGCTGTCTCACGCGGGTTGAAAACCAACGCAGTATAAAAGAAACAGAAGAAGATGATTGCAGTCGCATAGAGTAACACATAAAGCGGTTGTCCAGGCTGCAAATACAGCGAAATCGTAGTCAGCCAGTTCCAACCAGTCCCACCCCCAAACCATGATGCAATCGTGGCAGGGAACAGAATAATGCTGGAAGCGAAGATCGCTGGGATAACCCCGGCCATATTCACTTTCAACGGTAAGTGCGTGCTCTGTGCTGCATAGACACGACGACCTTGTTGGCGCTTAGCATAGTTAACGACGATACGACGTTGACCACGTTCAACAAACACCACAAAGAAAGTCACTGCAAACACTAAAACTGCAACCAACAGCAACAGGAGGAAGTGCAGGTCGCCTTGCCGAGCTTGTTCGATAGTATGGGCAATCGCTGGCGGGAGACCCGCTACGATACCTGCAAAGATTATGATGGAAATACCGTTACCGATACCTCGTTCAGTAATCTGCTCCCCCAGCCACATCAGGAACATTGTCCCGGTCACTAAGCTCACAACTGCAGTAAAGTAGAACGCAAAGCCTGGATTTAACACCAGACCCTGCATACCAGGCATGTTCGGCAGACCGGTTGCAATACCGATTGACTGAAACACTGCCAATACCAGCGTACCGTAACGGGTGTACTGGCTAATCTTACGACGGCCAGCCTCCCCTTCTTTCTTTATTTCAGCTAACGCTGGATGAACCACCGTTAACAGCTGGATAATGATCGATGCCGAAATATACGGCATGATCCCCAGAGCAAAGATTGAAGCACGGCTAAGGGCACCACCAGAGAACATATTAAACATTTCAATGATGGTACCTCTTTGCTGCTCGAGCAATTTGGCAAGTACAGTGGCATCAATACCAGGGATCGGAATAAAAGAGCCGATACGGAAAACAATCAGCGCACCGATAACAAACAAAAGTCTGCGCTTCAGTTCGCCTAGTCCACCCTTGGCACTTTGAAAATCTAATCCCGGTTGCTTAGCCATCTGCTACTTATTCCTCAATTTTACCGCCAGCAGCTTCGATAGCAACACGAGCGCCTTTGGTGACACGCAAACCACGCAGAGTTACCGCACGACCGACTTCGCCAGAAAGGATTACTTTCGCGAACTCGATCTGGATACCAACCACGTTAGCGGCTTTCAGCGCGTTCAGGTCGATCACGTCGCCTTCCACCAGAGCCAGTTCAGACAGACGAACTTCTGCCGTGATCATAGCTTTGCGGGAGGTGAAGCCGAATTTCGGCAAACGACGATATAAAGGCATCTGACCACCTTCAAAACCACGACGTACGCCACCACCAGAACGTGAGTTCTGACCTTTGTGACCACGACCGCCGGTTTTACCCAGGCCAGAACCAATACCACGACCTACACGCCTTGGCGCTTGTTTGGCACCATCAGCCGGAGACAGAGTATTTAAACGCATCTCTTACTCCTCAACCTTAACCATGTAGGAAACCAGGTTGATCATACCGCGTACAGCAGGAGTATCCTCGCGCTCAACGGTGTGACCAATACGACGCAGACCCAGGCCCAGCAGAGTAGCTTTATGCTTCGGCAGACGGCCAATGGAACTGCGAGTTTGTGTAACTTTAATAGTCTTTGCCATGGTTAATTACCCCAGAATTTCTTCAACGGATTTACCACGCTTGGCAGCGACCATTTGTGGGGATTTCATATTTGCCAAAGCATCGATAGTTGCACGAACCACGTTGATCGGGTTGGTGGAACCATAAGCTTTAGCCAATACGTTATGAACCCCTGCAACTTCCAGGACGGCGCGCATTGCACCACCGGCGATAATACCGGTACCTTCGGAAGCCGGCTGCATGAACACACGGGAACCCGTATGAGCACCTTTAACAGGATGCTGCAGGGTGCCGCTATTCAGCGCGACATTCATCATGTTGCGACGGGCTTTTTCCATCGCTTTCTGGATCGCTGCCGGAACTTCGCGTGCTTTGCCGTAGCCAAAACCAACGCGACCGTTACCATCACCAACGACTGTCAGTGCGGTAAAGCTGAAGATACGGCCACCTTTTACGGTTTTAGATACGCGGTTTACCGCGATCAGCTTTTCCTGCAGTTCGCCAGCTTGTTTTTCGATGTGAGCCATCTTAAACCTCTTCCTTAGAACTGAAGGCCAGCTTCACGGGCAGCATCTGCCAGTGCCTGGACTCGACCATGATATTGGAAACCGGAACGGTCAAAGGATACTTTCGTAATCCCTTTTTCCAATGCGCGTTCTGCGATAGCTTTACCTACAGCAGTGGCAGCATCTTTGTTGCCGGTATACTTCAGTTGCTCAGTGATAGTTTTTTCTACAGTAGATGCAGCAACTATTACTTCAGAACCGTTTGGTGCGATAACCTGTGCGTAAATATGACGCGGGGTACGATGTACCACCAGACGAGTCGCACCCAATTCTTTGAGCTTGCGGCGTGCGCGGGTCGCACGACGGATACGAGCAGATTTCTTATCCATAGTGTTACCTTACTTCTTCTTAGCCTCTTTGGTACGCACGACTTCGTCGGCGTAACGGACACCCTTGCCTTTATAAGGCTCAGGACGACGGTAGGCACGTAAATCCGCAGCAACCTGACCGATAACCTGTTTATCAGCGCCTTTCAGCACGATTTCAGTTTGGGTCGGACATTCTGCAGTGATGCCTTCCGGCAGTTGATGATCGACCGGGTGAGAGAAGCCTAAGGCTAAATTCACCACGTTGCCTTTAACAGCAGCACGATAACCAACACCTACCAGTTGAAGCTTTTTAGTGAAGCCGTCGGTAACACCTACAACCATAGAGTTCAACAGTGCACGAGTGGTACCCGCTTGGGCCCAACCGTCTACAGCGCCTTCGCGTGGAGCGAAAGTCAGTGTATTTTCTTCCTGCTTAACTACAACAGCGTCATGGATAGTACGTGACAGCTCGCCGTTTTTACCCTTAATCGAAATAACCTGACCGTTGAGTTTTACCTCTACGCCGGCAGGAATGACGACGGGTGCTTTTGCAACACGAGACATTCTTTCCTCCCAATTAAGCTACGTAGCAGATAATCTCGCCACCAAGACCAGCCTGGCGAGCTGCACGATCGGTCATAACACCTTTAGAGGTAGAAATAACAGCGATACCCATACCGGCCATAACTTTTGGCAGCTCATCTTTTTTCTTGTAGATGCGCAGGCCTGGACGGCTGATACGTTGAATGCTTTCTACCACTGCCTTGCCCTGGAAGTACTTCAGTACTAATTCCAGTTCAGGCTTAGCGTCGCCTTCGATTTTAAATTCTTCAATGTAGCCTTCTTCCTTCAGCACGTTGGCAATAGCCACTTTCAGCTTGGAGGAAGGCATGGTGACCGCAACTTTGTTCGCGGCTTGACCGTTACGGATACGGGTCAGCATATCCGCGATCGGATCTTGCATGCTCATCTGTCTTTACTCCCGTGATTCAATTGGTGACAATTACCAGCTAGCCTTCTTAAGACCCGGAATTTCACCGCGCATAGCGGCTTCACGGACCTTAATACGGCTCAACCCGAACTTCCGCAGGAAAGCATGCGGACGACCAGTTTGACGGCAGCGGTTACGCTGACGAGACGGGCTGGAATCACGCGGCAGAGACTGCAGCTTAAGAACTGCATCCCAACGATCTTCGTCGGATGAGTTCACACCAGAGATAATAGCTTTCAATTCCTCGCGTTTAGCGCGGTATTTATCAGCCAGTTTTACGCGAACGACTTCGCGTGCTTTCATGGATTGCTTAGCCATTAGTAACCCTGCCTTACTTGCGGAACGGGAAGTTAAAGGCTGTCAGCAATGCACGGCCTTCATCATCGGATTTCGCAGTAGTGGTGATAGTAATATCTAAACCACGAACGCGATCGACTTTATCATAATCGATTTCCGGGAAGATGATCTGTTCACGCACGCCCATGCTGTAGTTACCACGACCATCGAAAGACTTAGCAGACAAGCCGCGGAAGTCACGAATACGTGGAACAGCAATGGAGACCAGACGCTCAAAGAACTCCCACATGCGTTCGCCGCGGAGGGTTACTTTACAGCCGATCGGATAGCCCTGACGAATTTTGAAGCCTGCAACTGATTTGCGTGCTTTGGTGATCAACGGTTTTTGACCGGAGATTGCTGCCAGGTCAGCTGCTGCGTTATCCAGCAGTTTCTTGTCAGCGATCGCTTCACCAACACCCATGTTCAGGGTGATCTTCTCGACCCGAGGGACTTGCATGACAGAATTGTAACCAAACTCAGCCATGAGTTTTTTTACGACATCGTCTTTGTAGTAATCATGCAGTTTCGCCATCGTACTACTCCAAATTACTTGATAGTTACGCTGTTAGATTTGAAGAAACGGACTTTTTTGCCATCTTCAAATCTAAAGCCTACACGGTCCGCCTTACCAGTAGCCGTGTTGAAGAGAGCAACGTTAGAAACCGGAATTGCAGCTTCTTTTTCAACGATGCCGCCTGGTTGGTTCAGGGCCGGTACAGGCTTCTGATGTTTCTTAACCAGGTTGATACCTTCAACAATGACTTTGCCAGAAGACAGTACATTTTTTACTTTACCGCGCTTACCTTTATCTTTACCGGTAAGCAGGATAACTTCGTCATCACGACGGATTTTCGCTGCCATGGTTCGCTCCTTAGAGTACTTCTGGTGCCAGAGAGATAATTTTCATGAACTTCTCATTACGCAGTTCACGAGTTACCGGCCCAAAAATACGCGTGCCGATTGGCTGCTCGCTGTTATTGTTTAAAATAACGCATGCATTACCATCGAAGCGAATGACAGAACCGTCCGGGCGACGAACACCCTTCTTGGTGCGCACCACTACCGCCTTCAGCACATCGCCTTTCTTCACCTTACCGCGAGGAATTGCTTCCTTGATGGTAATTTTGATGATGTCGCCGACGCCTGCGTAGCGACGGTGCGAGCCACCTAGAACCTTGATACACATTACGCGACGTGCACCGGAGTTGTCGGCCACGGTCAGCATAGTCTGTTCTTGGATCATGTTAGTGCTCCGCTAATGTCAACTACAACTTTAGGACCCAGGATAGGTCGTTAAGAAATCCCCACAATATGAGGGCGCGGCATTATAACACCGGTTCCCGATTATGGGTAGAAAAAATAAACGGCCCACGTACATGAGCCGTTTATCTATTTTTGAGAGGCGCTACTGTATTACAGAATCGCTTTCTCTACAACGCGAACCAAGGTCCAAGACTTAGTCTTAGACAGTGGACGGCATTCGCTGATTTCCACAACGTCGCCGATACCACATTCATTGTTCTCGTCATGTACGTGCAATTTAGTCGTACGTTTGATGAACTTACCGTAAATCGGGTGTTTCACCACGCGCTCAATCGCAACAACAATGGATTTTTCCATTTTGTTACTGATTACACGACCCTGCAGAGTACGGATCTTGTCAGTCATTACGCACCCGCCTTTTCAGTCAGTAAAGTTTTCACACGTGCTACATCACGACGCACTTGCTTCAACAGGTGTGTTTGCTGCAACTGGCCGCTTGCCGTTTGCATGCGCAGGTTAAACTGCTCACGCAAAAGGTTCAGCAACTCAGTGTTCAGCTCTTCCACGCTTTTTTCGCGCAGCTCTTGTGCTTTCATTACATCACCGTCTTAGTTACAAAGGTGGTTTTGATAGGCAGTTTGGCTGCTGCCAGCTGGAAGGCTTCACGAGCCAGCTCTTCAGGCACACCGTC
This genomic interval from Rahnella aceris contains the following:
- the mscL gene encoding large-conductance mechanosensitive channel protein MscL, coding for MSFMKEFREFAMRGNVVDLAVGVIIGAAFGKIVSSFVADIIMPPLGLLIGGVDFKQFAFVLREAQGAAPAVVMHYGVFIQNVFDFIIVALAIFCAITLMNKMRRKQEDKPAAPPKPTAEETLLAEIRDLLKEQQAPKL
- a CDS encoding DnaJ family domain-containing protein yields the protein MFLIDQWVEKHIKDAQEKGEFDNLPGNGRPLIMDDESAVPEELRTSYRILKNAGYLPPELQDRKEAIDLDHLLNMLDSDDPKFLPAEKRLKVLQMRLQQAGMNTDFLRGHYENALKDKLRGK
- the rpmJ gene encoding 50S ribosomal protein L36; the protein is MKVRASVKKLCRNCKIVKRNGVVRVICSAEPKHKQRQG
- a CDS encoding DNA-directed RNA polymerase subunit alpha, producing the protein MQGSVTEFLKPRLVDIEQVSSTHAKVTLEPLERGFGHTLGNALRRILLSSMPGCAVTEVEIDGVLHEYSTKEGVQEDILEILLNLKGLAVRVQGKDEVILTLNKSGIGPVTAADITHDGDVEIVKPQHVICHLTDENAAISMRIKVQRGRGYVPASARIHSEEDERPIGRLLVDACYSPVERIAYNVEAARVEQRTDLDKLVIEMETNGTIDPEEAIRRAATILAEQLEAFVDLRDVRQPEVKEEKPEFDPILLRPVDDLELTVRSANCLKAEAIHYIGDLVQRTEVELLKTPNLGKKSLTEIKDVLASRGLSLGMRLENWPPASIADE
- the rplF gene encoding 50S ribosomal protein L6, encoding MSRVAKAPVVIPAGVEVKLNGQVISIKGKNGELSRTIHDAVVVKQEENTLTFAPREGAVDGWAQAGTTRALLNSMVVGVTDGFTKKLQLVGVGYRAAVKGNVVNLALGFSHPVDHQLPEGITAECPTQTEIVLKGADKQVIGQVAADLRAYRRPEPYKGKGVRYADEVVRTKEAKKK
- the rplQ gene encoding 50S ribosomal protein L17 codes for the protein MRHRKSGRQLNRNSSHRQAMFRNMAGSLVRHEIIKTTLPKAKELRRVVEPLITLAKTDNVANRRLAFARTRDNEIVAKLFNELGPRFASRAGGYTRILKCGFRAGDNAPMAYIELVDRAESKAEVATAE
- the rpsE gene encoding 30S ribosomal protein S5, with the translated sequence MAHIEKQAGELQEKLIAVNRVSKTVKGGRIFSFTALTVVGDGNGRVGFGYGKAREVPAAIQKAMEKARRNMMNVALNSGTLQHPVKGAHTGSRVFMQPASEGTGIIAGGAMRAVLEVAGVHNVLAKAYGSTNPINVVRATIDALANMKSPQMVAAKRGKSVEEILG
- the rpsK gene encoding 30S ribosomal protein S11, with amino-acid sequence MAKAPVRTRKRVRKQVSDGVAHIHASFNNTIVTITDRQGNALGWATAGGSGFRGSRKSTPFAAQVAAERCADAVKEYGIKNLEVMVKGPGPGRESTIRALNAAGFRITNITDVTPIPHNGCRPPKKRRV
- a CDS encoding alternative ribosome-rescue factor A — its product is MSHYKHQKGIIQNNALQALLHDPLFKQRVEKNQKGKGSYRRKEKNGKGSYLEGSVECSFEYSTLPF
- the rpsD gene encoding 30S ribosomal protein S4, which produces MARYLGPKLKLSRREGTDLFLKSGVRAIDTKCKIEQAPGQHGARKPRLSDYGVQLREKQKVRRTYGVLERQFRNYYKEAARLKGNTGENLLQLLEGRLDNVIYRMGFGATRAESRQLVSHKAIMVNGRVVNIASYQVSPNDVVSIREKAKKQSRVKAALELAEQREKPTWLEVDAAKMEGVFKRMPERTDLSSDINEHLIVELYSK
- the secY gene encoding preprotein translocase subunit SecY, whose product is MAKQPGLDFQSAKGGLGELKRRLLFVIGALIVFRIGSFIPIPGIDATVLAKLLEQQRGTIIEMFNMFSGGALSRASIFALGIMPYISASIIIQLLTVVHPALAEIKKEGEAGRRKISQYTRYGTLVLAVFQSIGIATGLPNMPGMQGLVLNPGFAFYFTAVVSLVTGTMFLMWLGEQITERGIGNGISIIIFAGIVAGLPPAIAHTIEQARQGDLHFLLLLLVAVLVFAVTFFVVFVERGQRRIVVNYAKRQQGRRVYAAQSTHLPLKVNMAGVIPAIFASSIILFPATIASWFGGGTGWNWLTTISLYLQPGQPLYVLLYATAIIFFCFFYTALVFNPRETADNLKKSGAFVPGIRPGEQTAKYIDKVMTRLTLIGAMYITFICLIPEFMRDAMKVPFYFGGTSLLIVVVVIMDFMAQVQTLMMSSQYESALKKANLKGYNR
- the rpsM gene encoding 30S ribosomal protein S13 — protein: MARIAGINIPDQKHTVIALTSIYGIGKTRSQSICAASGIAENVKISELSEEQIEKLRDEVAKFIVEGDLRREVTLSIKRLMDLGTYRGLRHRRGLPVRGQRTKTNARTRKGPRKPIKK
- the trkA gene encoding Trk system potassium transporter TrkA: MKIIILGAGQVGGTLAENLVGENNDITVVDTNTIRLRQLQDKFDLRVVQGHGSHPRVLREAGAEDADMLVAVTNSDETNMVACQIAYSLFNTPNRIARIRSTEYIRESEKLFHPEAVPIDHLISPEQLVTDYIYKLIEYPGALQVVNFAEGKVSIAAVKAYYGGPLVGNALSSMREHMPHIETRVAAIFRQDRPIRPQGSTIIEAGDEVFFVAASQHIRAVMSELQRLEKPYKRIMIVGGGNVGAGLAQRLEKNYSVKLIERDQQRAAELAEILQDTIVFYGDASDQELLAEEHIEQVDVFIAITNDDEANIMSAMLAKRMGAKKAMVLIQRSAYVDLVQGSVIDIAISPQQATISALLGHVRKADIVSVSSLRRGVAEAIEAIAHGDETTSKVVGRTVEQIKLPPGTTIGAIVRGNEVIIANGTSRIQQGDHVVMFITDKKFVRDVERLFQPSPFFL
- the rplR gene encoding 50S ribosomal protein L18; amino-acid sequence: MDKKSARIRRATRARRKLKELGATRLVVHRTPRHIYAQVIAPNGSEVIVAASTVEKTITEQLKYTGNKDAATAVGKAIAERALEKGITKVSFDRSGFQYHGRVQALADAAREAGLQF
- the rplO gene encoding 50S ribosomal protein L15, translated to MRLNTLSPADGAKQAPRRVGRGIGSGLGKTGGRGHKGQNSRSGGGVRRGFEGGQMPLYRRLPKFGFTSRKAMITAEVRLSELALVEGDVIDLNALKAANVVGIQIEFAKVILSGEVGRAVTLRGLRVTKGARVAIEAAGGKIEE
- the zntR gene encoding Zn(2+)-responsive transcriptional regulator, with protein sequence MYKIGELARLASVSTDTIRYYEKQGMMGAGTRNTSGYRQYDESDVQRLRFIRYAKSTGFTLDAIKELLSIRIDPLHHTCQESKSIVDERLAEVELKLKELNQMRESLQRLSAACCGSSHTSVSCSILEALEDGAGKVA
- the rpmD gene encoding 50S ribosomal protein L30, with product MAKTIKVTQTRSSIGRLPKHKATLLGLGLRRIGHTVEREDTPAVRGMINLVSYMVKVEE